One part of the Acidimicrobiales bacterium genome encodes these proteins:
- a CDS encoding MFS transporter, producing MSESSEPVGHGWRPRRAPNPERPQDIFVSSPFARLARVHAFSVAGDALIAVALANSLFFSIDPQAARWRVALYLLLTMAPFAVVSPLIGPAIDRAGGGRKWMVMGSAALRVLICIVMVGNLDSLWLFPEAFAILVLGKGYQVAKSAIVPTTVRTDAELVEANSKLSLISGLAGVIAVPPGLLLAKLGGSEWVIGLAAMVFTVAAMAATRLPDTPVASEPADEAERKELHSMGIHLASGAMGVLRGVVGFLAFLLAFELRRNDDPTWHFGVIVAFSAAGGLLGAALSPRIRRSTDEEDMLIGALGTAVVAALLAAWIGGLWGMAFIALALGITAGAAKLSFDSIVQRDAPDANRGRMFARFETRFQIYWVLGAFIPVVLPIPARVGELLVAFAAAFALVTYVVGRRSVREQASRPESSRRRRREPQAPASVSTSLKAWVQHLRARRRAKSEQSDAPDAADAPSAADDPAPAPVPGLDPAPPATRRSHRRVGGRSSRT from the coding sequence GTGAGCGAGTCGTCCGAACCCGTGGGACACGGGTGGAGGCCGCGTCGTGCGCCGAATCCCGAACGGCCCCAGGACATCTTCGTCAGCTCGCCCTTCGCCCGGCTCGCCCGGGTGCACGCGTTCTCGGTGGCGGGCGATGCGCTCATCGCGGTCGCGCTGGCCAACTCGCTGTTCTTCAGCATCGACCCCCAGGCGGCCCGGTGGCGGGTGGCGCTGTACCTGCTGCTCACCATGGCGCCCTTCGCCGTGGTCTCCCCGCTCATCGGCCCCGCCATCGACCGGGCCGGCGGCGGCCGGAAGTGGATGGTCATGGGGTCGGCCGCGCTGCGGGTGCTGATCTGCATCGTGATGGTCGGCAACCTCGACAGCCTCTGGCTGTTCCCGGAGGCGTTCGCCATCCTCGTGCTCGGCAAGGGCTACCAGGTGGCCAAGAGCGCCATCGTGCCGACCACCGTCCGCACCGACGCCGAGTTGGTGGAGGCCAACTCGAAGCTGTCGCTCATCTCGGGCCTGGCCGGCGTGATCGCGGTGCCGCCCGGTCTGCTCCTGGCCAAGCTCGGGGGCTCCGAGTGGGTGATCGGCCTGGCTGCGATGGTCTTCACCGTGGCCGCCATGGCGGCGACCCGCCTGCCGGACACCCCGGTGGCCAGCGAGCCGGCCGACGAGGCCGAGCGCAAGGAACTGCACAGCATGGGCATCCACCTCGCGTCCGGGGCGATGGGCGTCCTCCGTGGGGTGGTCGGGTTCCTCGCGTTCCTCCTGGCCTTCGAGTTGCGCCGCAACGACGACCCCACGTGGCACTTCGGGGTCATCGTCGCCTTCAGCGCCGCGGGCGGACTGCTCGGCGCCGCCCTCTCCCCGCGCATCCGCCGGAGCACCGACGAAGAGGACATGCTCATCGGCGCCCTCGGCACGGCCGTGGTTGCGGCGCTGCTGGCGGCCTGGATCGGCGGCCTGTGGGGTATGGCCTTCATCGCACTCGCTCTGGGCATCACCGCCGGCGCCGCGAAGCTCTCGTTCGACTCGATCGTCCAGCGTGACGCGCCCGACGCCAACCGCGGTCGGATGTTCGCCCGCTTCGAGACGCGCTTCCAGATCTACTGGGTGCTCGGCGCCTTCATCCCGGTCGTGTTGCCCATCCCCGCCCGGGTGGGCGAGCTGCTGGTGGCCTTCGCCGCGGCCTTCGCCCTGGTGACCTACGTGGTCGGCCGGCGCAGCGTGCGCGAGCAGGCCAGCCGGCCGGAGTCGTCGCGCCGCCGGCGGCGGGAGCCGCAGGCGCCGGCGTCCGTGTCGACCTCGCTCAAGGCGTGGGTGCAGCACCTGCGGGCCCGGCGGCGGGCCAAGAGCGAGCAGTCGGACGCCCCGGATGCGGCCGACGCGCCGTCGGCGGCCGACGATCCCGCTCCCGCTCCCGTCCCCGGGCTCGATCCCGCCCCGCCCGCCACCCGGCGCTCCCACCGCAGGGTCGGCGGCCGGTCCTCGAGGACATGA
- a CDS encoding response regulator transcription factor, translated as MSSQSPTVLVVEDEDSFIDALTVGLKREGFRVQVARDGAEALDLFDVVCPDIVLLDVMLPKVSGIDVCRELRSRSKVPIIMVTAKGAEIDTVVGLEVGADDYVTKPYRLRELVARMRAVLRRAPTEAGPADPGNEVLAVGDVAVDPERHEVTIRGEQVSLPLKEFELLALLLDNAGRVLTRDVLIDRVWGHDYVGDTKTLDVHVKRLRAKVEEDPSNPTRIITIRGLGYKYDSPRG; from the coding sequence ATGTCGTCCCAGTCGCCCACCGTCCTCGTGGTCGAGGACGAGGACTCGTTCATCGATGCGCTCACCGTCGGCCTCAAGCGCGAGGGATTCCGCGTGCAGGTGGCCCGCGACGGAGCGGAGGCCCTCGACCTGTTCGACGTCGTGTGCCCGGACATCGTGCTCCTCGACGTCATGTTGCCCAAGGTGTCCGGCATCGATGTGTGCCGGGAGCTGCGCTCCCGGTCCAAGGTGCCCATCATCATGGTCACCGCAAAGGGGGCCGAGATCGACACCGTCGTCGGCCTGGAGGTGGGCGCCGACGACTACGTCACCAAGCCGTACCGCCTCCGTGAGCTGGTCGCGAGGATGCGAGCGGTGTTGCGTCGGGCGCCGACCGAAGCGGGCCCCGCCGACCCTGGCAACGAGGTCCTCGCCGTCGGCGACGTCGCGGTGGACCCCGAGCGTCACGAGGTCACCATCCGCGGAGAGCAGGTGAGCCTCCCGCTCAAGGAGTTCGAGCTGTTGGCCCTGTTGCTGGACAACGCCGGCCGTGTGCTGACCCGTGACGTGCTCATCGATCGGGTCTGGGGCCACGACTACGTGGGTGACACCAAGACCCTCGACGTCCACGTCAAGCGGCTGCGCGCCAAGGTGGAGGAGGACCCCTCGAACCCCACGCGGATCATCACCATCCGCGGCCTCGGGTACAAGTACGACAGCCCCCGGGGCTGA
- a CDS encoding NAD-dependent epimerase/dehydratase family protein — protein sequence MTSVVLTGAASALGRRVRARLEADPDVDRVVELDLTDGLEHPAAELKVALEGAAALVHLGRTDGAELDGTGNGGVDVEGTRHLFDAAGAVGIDHVVVLSSATVYGAWPNNPVPLTEEAPVRPNPGLAYATHKAEVERLARELADAHPSLGVAVLRPTVAVAEERTAWLAQSLWSGTGLRPGDAEAPSQFVHLDDLADAVDLARREHLRGVYNVAPDGWIKADDLRALAGRGPNVRLPERLVTRVAAWRWKFGLTPTPPGVVAYVANPWVVANDKLRAAGWSPENSNEEAYVSSHRPTGWAALSGRRRQEVVLAGVGVGVLAGLLTTALAVRAVLRRRRA from the coding sequence GTGACCTCCGTTGTCCTCACCGGCGCGGCGAGCGCGCTGGGCCGGCGGGTGCGGGCGCGGCTCGAGGCCGATCCGGACGTGGATCGGGTCGTCGAGCTCGACCTCACCGATGGTCTCGAGCACCCCGCCGCGGAGCTCAAGGTGGCCCTCGAGGGTGCCGCTGCGCTCGTCCACCTCGGGCGCACCGACGGCGCCGAGCTCGACGGCACGGGCAACGGCGGCGTCGACGTCGAGGGGACCCGCCACCTGTTCGATGCCGCCGGCGCGGTCGGGATCGACCACGTCGTGGTGCTGTCCAGCGCCACCGTCTACGGCGCCTGGCCCAACAACCCGGTGCCGCTGACCGAGGAGGCGCCGGTCCGTCCCAACCCGGGCCTCGCCTACGCCACCCACAAGGCCGAGGTCGAGCGCTTGGCCCGGGAGCTGGCCGATGCGCACCCGTCCCTCGGGGTCGCGGTCCTGCGGCCCACCGTGGCGGTGGCCGAGGAGCGCACGGCCTGGCTGGCGCAGTCGCTCTGGAGCGGCACCGGCCTGCGCCCGGGCGACGCCGAGGCGCCGAGCCAGTTCGTCCACCTCGACGACCTCGCCGACGCGGTCGACCTCGCCCGTCGGGAGCACCTCCGGGGCGTCTACAACGTGGCGCCTGATGGTTGGATCAAGGCCGACGACCTCCGCGCCCTCGCCGGCCGGGGTCCCAACGTGCGCCTTCCGGAGCGGCTGGTCACCCGCGTGGCAGCGTGGCGCTGGAAGTTCGGCCTCACCCCCACCCCGCCGGGCGTCGTGGCCTACGTGGCCAACCCGTGGGTGGTGGCCAACGACAAGCTGCGGGCGGCGGGCTGGTCCCCCGAGAACAGCAACGAAGAGGCCTACGTGTCCTCGCACCGGCCCACGGGCTGGGCCGCCCTCAGCGGCCGCCGCCGCCAGGAGGTCGTGCTCGCCGGCGTCGGCGTCGGTGTCCTCGCCGGCCTCCTGACCACGGCGCTGGCCGTCCGTGCCGTGCTCCGGCGCCGCCGGGCCTGA
- a CDS encoding trypsin-like peptidase domain-containing protein, with product MLPPEGPEEDGDDLVPPLPPEDRLWRHPSELGAAAHATPAAPAPAARAPRAPSPWLVGAVAGLTGAVATLATVVAFGGFDDGAGVERTVVERVAVAPTATLPVSIGEPPDGEAGVAGVTAGISPAVVRVEVTRAPAEGADDETTTTGSAVAFRDDGYLLTSADLVDHSVAVVVVLGDGTPRDGRVIGTDPLTDVAVVRVDLDADTDRVPTAVLGSVDDLAVGQPTLIVGSGGGTEGGPAVTSGIVSALGRSLPATGSAPTRHDLIQTDAPLDPSATGGALVDRRGAVVGITTDPPDETAGGLSFAIPIDTARAVADEIILTGTAHHAWLGIEGSDVEARRADDLQLAGGAQVATVAEGSPADEAGLAPDDVITSVDAVTVTSMADLVVELRRHEPGSTILIAFVRDGRPGFAVARLGERA from the coding sequence ATGTTGCCGCCGGAGGGGCCCGAGGAGGACGGGGACGACCTCGTGCCGCCCCTGCCCCCGGAGGACCGCCTGTGGCGACACCCCTCCGAGTTGGGCGCCGCGGCGCACGCCACCCCCGCGGCCCCGGCGCCTGCGGCCCGAGCGCCCCGGGCACCCTCGCCGTGGCTGGTCGGGGCCGTGGCGGGACTGACCGGCGCGGTGGCCACCCTCGCCACGGTCGTCGCCTTCGGCGGCTTCGACGACGGCGCCGGCGTGGAGCGCACCGTCGTCGAGCGCGTCGCCGTGGCGCCCACCGCCACGTTGCCGGTGTCCATCGGTGAGCCACCGGACGGCGAGGCCGGCGTGGCCGGCGTGACCGCGGGCATCTCGCCGGCGGTCGTCCGCGTCGAGGTCACCCGCGCCCCCGCGGAGGGCGCGGACGACGAGACCACGACCACCGGCTCGGCGGTGGCGTTCCGCGACGACGGCTACCTGCTCACCAGCGCGGACCTCGTCGATCACAGCGTCGCGGTCGTGGTCGTCCTCGGCGACGGGACCCCCCGGGACGGGCGGGTCATCGGCACCGACCCGCTCACCGACGTCGCCGTGGTGCGCGTCGACCTGGACGCGGACACGGACCGGGTCCCCACGGCCGTGCTGGGATCGGTCGACGACCTCGCCGTGGGGCAGCCAACGCTGATCGTCGGGTCGGGTGGTGGCACCGAGGGTGGCCCTGCCGTCACCTCGGGCATCGTGAGCGCACTGGGCCGGTCTCTCCCGGCCACCGGATCGGCCCCGACCCGCCACGACCTCATCCAGACCGACGCGCCCCTCGATCCCTCCGCGACCGGCGGAGCGCTCGTCGATCGCCGCGGCGCGGTGGTGGGCATCACCACGGACCCACCCGACGAGACGGCGGGCGGGCTCAGCTTCGCCATCCCCATCGACACCGCCCGGGCCGTCGCCGACGAGATCATCCTCACCGGCACCGCCCACCACGCCTGGCTCGGCATCGAGGGCTCGGACGTCGAGGCTCGCCGGGCCGACGACCTCCAACTCGCCGGAGGGGCCCAGGTCGCCACCGTGGCCGAGGGCAGCCCCGCCGACGAGGCCGGGTTGGCTCCCGACGACGTGATCACCTCGGTCGACGCCGTGACCGTCACCTCCATGGCCGACCTGGTCGTCGAGCTGCGACGGCACGAGCCAGGGTCCACCATCCTCATCGCCTTCGTGCGTGACGGTCGCCCAGGGTTCGCGGTGGCCCGTCTCGGCGAGCGGGCCTGA
- a CDS encoding molybdenum cofactor biosynthesis protein MoaE, with the protein MGCVDPSGLPPAPAGADDWVGLTSAALPIGAATDWAVRPDCGAVVTFCGTARDHAEGRPGVTELEYEAYEEQVVPRLAAIAAEARRRWDLGRMALLHRVGPVAVGEAAVVVVASSAHRHEAFSAARFAIDRLKATVPIWKREAWEGGEDWGLDGTPIAEVAERHPLDASRPAATGRAAATSDSVD; encoded by the coding sequence ATGGGATGCGTGGACCCGTCTGGACTGCCGCCTGCCCCCGCTGGGGCCGATGACTGGGTGGGCCTCACCTCGGCGGCGCTGCCCATCGGGGCGGCCACCGACTGGGCCGTCCGACCGGACTGCGGCGCCGTGGTGACCTTCTGCGGCACCGCCCGCGACCACGCCGAGGGCCGTCCCGGCGTCACCGAGCTCGAGTACGAGGCGTACGAGGAGCAGGTGGTCCCCCGTCTCGCCGCCATCGCCGCCGAGGCCCGCCGGCGTTGGGACCTCGGCCGCATGGCGCTGCTCCACCGGGTCGGACCAGTGGCCGTCGGCGAGGCCGCCGTGGTGGTCGTCGCTTCCTCCGCGCACCGTCACGAGGCCTTCAGCGCCGCCCGCTTCGCCATCGACCGCCTCAAGGCCACCGTGCCCATCTGGAAGCGCGAGGCCTGGGAGGGCGGCGAGGACTGGGGCCTCGACGGCACCCCGATCGCCGAGGTCGCCGAACGCCACCCGCTCGACGCGTCCCGGCCCGCCGCCACCGGGCGCGCCGCCGCCACCTCCGATTCCGTCGACTGA
- a CDS encoding MOSC N-terminal beta barrel domain-containing protein, translating into MSDATVVGRVARLARYPVKSFQGEVLDRATFGGAGLVGDRVLGVVDAESGHVLSAKSVPELLDAEARTTPSGIEVRLPGGEWLAAPSAAAGNAVSAWLGRPVRVEPAPPGESRNYAMSFNIDDESLDTFEWFCPPGTFYDLADVHVLTTASLRAAAGRHPEGAWAVERFRPTVLVDVEGDDFVEDAWVGHRLRFGSAAEVVVDQPTIRCPMTTRPQGGLPRDLDILRTVNRDHGGNLGLYASIAAAGEVAVGDEVVLLPS; encoded by the coding sequence ATGAGCGACGCCACCGTGGTGGGCCGGGTCGCCCGCCTCGCCCGGTATCCCGTGAAGTCCTTCCAAGGCGAGGTGCTCGACCGGGCGACCTTCGGCGGCGCTGGGCTCGTCGGTGACCGCGTCCTCGGCGTGGTCGACGCCGAGAGCGGCCACGTGCTGTCGGCCAAGAGCGTGCCCGAGCTGCTCGACGCCGAGGCCCGCACCACGCCGTCGGGCATCGAGGTGCGCCTCCCCGGCGGGGAGTGGCTGGCGGCGCCGTCCGCGGCGGCCGGCAACGCGGTGTCGGCCTGGCTGGGCCGGCCCGTGCGCGTCGAGCCCGCGCCACCGGGGGAGTCGCGGAACTACGCCATGAGCTTCAACATCGACGACGAGTCGCTCGACACCTTCGAGTGGTTCTGCCCGCCCGGGACGTTCTACGACCTGGCCGACGTGCACGTGCTCACCACCGCCAGCCTGCGAGCCGCCGCCGGCCGCCACCCCGAGGGCGCCTGGGCGGTCGAGCGCTTCCGGCCCACGGTGCTGGTCGACGTCGAGGGCGACGACTTCGTCGAGGATGCGTGGGTGGGCCACCGCCTGCGCTTCGGCTCGGCCGCCGAGGTCGTGGTGGACCAGCCCACCATCCGGTGCCCGATGACCACCCGGCCCCAGGGTGGGCTCCCCCGGGACCTGGACATCCTCCGTACGGTCAACCGCGATCACGGGGGGAACCTCGGGCTCTACGCCTCGATCGCGGCCGCGGGGGAGGTCGCCGTGGGTGACGAGGTCGTGCTCTTGCCCTCGTGA
- a CDS encoding zinc-dependent metalloprotease, whose protein sequence is MSDPGPFGDDPFKGMPFFGDLAKMLSTQGPVSWEAAGQLALSIASGGESEPNVDPMERITLEQLARVAELQVTAATGLNPSATGRGVTILPVTRTQWVQHSLDAYKPLFEHLATSLTPDPNAAVEPIENDPFGSGDPGAWLAPLMAMIGPMMLGMTAGSMLGHLSRRSFGQYDLPVPRPESDELLLVVANLDEFGAEWSLPAEDLRLWVCLHELTHHAVLNVPHVRARLERLLTDYVSSFDPDPGALESRLGDVDPTSGDALSHFQNVMGDPEALLGAVRSPAQVELLPRLEALVAVIVGYVDHVMDQVGGRLIGSYEMVTEALRRRRVTADESDRFVERLLGLELGQDQYERGEAFIAGIVQRAGAEVLERLWADEADLPTPAEITAPGLWLARIGVEFDLPADLEVPDDLSDLDDPGAPDDGAGTP, encoded by the coding sequence GTGAGCGATCCCGGTCCATTCGGGGACGATCCGTTCAAGGGCATGCCCTTCTTCGGCGACCTCGCCAAGATGCTCTCGACGCAGGGCCCGGTGAGCTGGGAAGCCGCCGGGCAGCTGGCCCTCTCGATCGCCAGCGGCGGCGAGTCGGAACCCAACGTCGACCCGATGGAGCGCATCACCCTGGAGCAGCTCGCCCGGGTGGCCGAGCTCCAGGTCACCGCCGCCACGGGGCTCAATCCCTCTGCCACGGGTCGGGGGGTCACCATCCTCCCGGTGACCCGGACGCAGTGGGTGCAACACAGCCTCGACGCCTACAAGCCCTTGTTCGAGCACCTGGCCACGTCGCTGACCCCCGATCCGAACGCGGCCGTCGAGCCCATCGAGAACGACCCGTTCGGCAGTGGCGACCCGGGCGCCTGGCTCGCCCCGCTCATGGCCATGATCGGGCCGATGATGCTCGGCATGACCGCCGGCTCGATGCTCGGGCACCTGTCCCGGCGGTCGTTCGGGCAGTACGACCTGCCGGTGCCACGACCCGAGAGCGACGAGCTGCTCCTCGTCGTCGCCAACCTCGACGAGTTCGGGGCCGAGTGGAGCCTCCCCGCCGAGGACCTCCGACTCTGGGTGTGCCTGCACGAGCTCACCCACCACGCCGTGCTCAACGTGCCCCACGTGCGGGCCCGCCTCGAGAGGCTGCTCACCGACTACGTGTCGAGCTTCGACCCCGACCCTGGCGCCCTCGAGTCCCGCCTCGGCGACGTCGACCCCACCAGCGGCGACGCCCTCTCCCACTTCCAGAACGTCATGGGCGATCCCGAGGCCCTCTTGGGCGCGGTCCGCTCCCCCGCCCAGGTCGAGCTGCTGCCCCGCCTCGAGGCGCTCGTGGCCGTCATCGTGGGCTACGTCGACCACGTCATGGACCAGGTCGGCGGCCGCCTCATCGGGTCCTACGAGATGGTCACCGAGGCGCTCCGCCGGCGCCGGGTCACCGCCGACGAGTCCGACCGCTTCGTCGAGCGCCTGCTCGGCCTCGAGCTCGGCCAGGACCAGTACGAGCGGGGCGAGGCCTTCATCGCCGGCATCGTCCAGCGGGCGGGCGCCGAGGTGCTCGAGCGCCTGTGGGCCGACGAGGCCGACCTGCCCACGCCCGCCGAGATCACCGCGCCGGGGCTGTGGCTGGCCCGAATCGGCGTCGAGTTCGACCTCCCTGCGGACCTCGAGGTGCCCGACGACCTCAGCGACCTCGACGATCCCGGTGCCCCCGACGACGGCGCCGGCACCCCCTGA